A single region of the Pseudomonas sp. GGS8 genome encodes:
- the hppD gene encoding 4-hydroxyphenylpyruvate dioxygenase has product MADLYENPMGLMGFEFIEFASPTPYTLEPIFEIMGFTKVATHRSKDVHLYRQGSINLILNNEPHSVASYFAAEHGPSVCGMAFRVKDSQKAYKRALELGAQPIHIETGPMELHLPAIKGIGGAPLYLIDRFGEGSSIYDIDFVFIEGVDRNPVGAGLKIIDHLTHNVYRGRMAYWANFYEKLFNFREIRYFDIKGEYTGLTSKAMTAPDGMIRIPLNEESSKGAGQIEEFLMQFNGEGIQHVAFLTDNLIDTWDRLKKIGMRFMTPPPDTYYEMLEGRLPNHGEPVDQLQARGILLDGSSEPGDKRLLLQIFSETLMGPVFFEFIQRKGDDGFGEGNFKALFESIERDQVRRGVLSTD; this is encoded by the coding sequence ATGGCAGATTTATACGAAAACCCAATGGGCCTGATGGGCTTTGAGTTCATCGAATTCGCATCGCCGACCCCGTACACCCTGGAGCCGATCTTCGAGATTATGGGCTTCACCAAGGTCGCGACCCACCGCTCCAAAGACGTGCACCTGTATCGCCAGGGCTCGATCAACCTGATCCTCAACAACGAACCCCACAGCGTGGCCTCGTACTTCGCGGCCGAGCACGGCCCGTCGGTGTGCGGCATGGCGTTCCGCGTCAAGGATTCGCAAAAGGCCTACAAGCGTGCCCTGGAACTCGGCGCCCAGCCGATCCACATTGAAACCGGCCCGATGGAATTGCACCTGCCGGCGATCAAAGGCATCGGCGGCGCGCCGCTGTACCTGATCGACCGTTTCGGCGAAGGCAGTTCGATCTACGACATCGATTTCGTGTTCATCGAAGGCGTGGACCGCAACCCGGTCGGCGCCGGTCTGAAGATCATCGACCATCTGACCCACAACGTGTATCGCGGTCGTATGGCCTACTGGGCCAACTTCTACGAGAAGCTGTTCAACTTCCGCGAAATTCGTTACTTCGACATCAAAGGCGAATACACCGGCCTGACATCCAAAGCGATGACCGCGCCGGACGGCATGATCCGCATCCCGCTGAACGAAGAGTCGTCCAAGGGCGCCGGGCAGATCGAAGAGTTCCTGATGCAGTTCAACGGCGAGGGCATCCAGCATGTGGCGTTCCTCACCGATAACCTGATCGATACTTGGGACCGCCTGAAGAAAATCGGCATGCGCTTCATGACGCCGCCGCCGGACACCTACTACGAAATGCTCGAAGGCCGTTTGCCGAACCACGGCGAGCCGGTCGATCAACTGCAAGCACGGGGCATCTTGCTGGACGGTTCGTCCGAGCCTGGCGACAAGCGTCTGCTGCTGCAGATCTTCTCGGAAACCCTGATGGGGCCGGTGTTCTTCGAGTTCATCCAGCGTAAAGGCGACGACGGTTTCGGCGAAGGCAACTTCAAGGCACTGTTCGAATCCATCGAGCGCGATCAAGTTCGTCGCGGTGTGCTCTCCACCGATTAA
- a CDS encoding site-specific integrase — MTDLDRYLQAATRDNTRRSYRAAIEHFEVSWGGFLPATSDSVARYLVAHAGVLSINTLKLRLSALAQWHNSQGFADPTKAPVVRKVFKGIRALHPAQEKQAEPLQLQHLEQVIAWLEQEAQTARAQGDRAGLLRARRDTALILLGFWRGFRSDELCRVQIEHVQASAGSGITLYLPRSKGDRENLGRTYQTPALQRLCPVQAHIEWITEAALVRGPVFRSIDRWGHLSEEGLHANSVIPLLRQALERAGIAAEHYTSHSLRRGFATWAHQSGWDLKSLMNYVGWKDMKSAMRYVEASPFLGMTRITEKPLAL, encoded by the coding sequence ATGACCGATCTGGATCGCTACCTGCAAGCCGCCACCCGCGACAACACTCGTCGCAGCTATCGGGCAGCCATCGAGCATTTCGAAGTCAGTTGGGGCGGCTTCCTGCCGGCGACCAGCGATAGCGTGGCGCGTTATCTGGTGGCGCATGCGGGCGTGTTGTCGATCAATACGTTGAAGTTGCGCCTGTCCGCGTTGGCGCAGTGGCACAACAGCCAGGGTTTCGCCGATCCCACCAAGGCGCCTGTGGTGCGCAAAGTGTTCAAGGGCATCCGCGCGCTGCACCCGGCGCAGGAAAAACAGGCCGAACCCTTGCAGCTTCAACATCTGGAGCAAGTGATCGCCTGGCTGGAGCAGGAAGCGCAAACCGCCAGGGCGCAAGGCGATCGAGCGGGTTTGTTGAGAGCTAGGCGCGACACCGCACTGATCCTGCTGGGCTTCTGGCGTGGTTTCCGTAGCGATGAGTTGTGCCGCGTGCAGATCGAGCATGTACAAGCCAGCGCCGGTTCAGGCATTACCCTCTACTTGCCACGCAGCAAGGGCGATCGCGAGAACCTCGGCCGGACCTACCAGACTCCCGCCTTGCAGCGCCTGTGCCCGGTGCAGGCCCACATCGAATGGATTACCGAAGCCGCGTTGGTCCGTGGCCCCGTGTTTCGGAGCATCGACCGCTGGGGCCATTTGAGCGAGGAGGGCTTGCACGCCAATAGTGTGATCCCATTGTTGCGCCAGGCACTGGAGCGCGCCGGCATTGCGGCCGAGCACTACACCAGTCACTCCTTGCGTCGTGGTTTTGCCACCTGGGCCCATCAGAGCGGTTGGGATTTGAAGTCGTTGATGAATTACGTGGGCTGGAAGGATATGAAGTCAGCCATGCGCTATGTTGAAGCCAGCCCGTTTCTCGGGATGACCCGAATCACTGAAAAGCCGTTGGCGCTATAG
- the ahpC gene encoding alkyl hydroperoxide reductase subunit C produces the protein MPIINSQVKPFKATAYKNGDFVHVSDADLKGKWSVVFFYPADFTFVCPTELEDLADNYAEFQKLGVEIYSVSTDTHFAHAAWHNTSPAIGKIQYTMIGDPTHVISRNFDVLIEEAGLADRGTFVINPEGQIKIVELNDGGVGRDASELLRKIKAAQYVAAHPGEVCPAKWKEGEATLAPSLDLVGKI, from the coding sequence ATGCCTATCATCAACAGCCAAGTTAAACCGTTCAAAGCTACCGCGTACAAAAACGGCGACTTCGTACACGTGTCGGACGCTGACCTGAAAGGCAAGTGGTCTGTCGTTTTCTTCTACCCGGCAGACTTCACTTTCGTTTGCCCGACCGAACTGGAAGACCTGGCTGACAACTACGCCGAGTTCCAAAAATTGGGCGTCGAGATCTACAGCGTTTCCACCGATACCCACTTTGCCCACGCTGCCTGGCACAACACTTCGCCAGCCATCGGCAAAATCCAGTACACCATGATCGGCGACCCGACTCACGTCATCTCCCGCAACTTCGACGTGCTGATCGAAGAAGCTGGCCTGGCTGACCGTGGCACCTTCGTGATCAACCCTGAAGGCCAGATCAAAATCGTTGAACTCAACGATGGCGGTGTAGGCCGTGACGCTTCCGAGCTGCTGCGCAAAATCAAGGCCGCTCAATACGTCGCCGCTCACCCGGGCGAAGTGTGCCCAGCCAAGTGGAAAGAAGGCGAGGCCACTCTGGCTCCGTCCCTGGACCTGGTCGGCAAGATCTAA
- a CDS encoding cyclic diguanylate phosphodiesterase: protein MPLNVKNRRKKRGTQIVVTALSGLLPVLLGLVILYLQAERALRQNTELTAEEAIRQFELMLDNTAQAAQELLPLAGQNCNDVKLALREQVTRRPFVRSTNLVSDNNLYCSSLFGDYQEKVDPGDYTQGKLWLMSGNPVTPDTALLVYRLSEGKQGVLTTLNGYHLSNVLRLIGRKALLLLQVGPHWLSADGKVHDVALPDFAVAQNKLTSSRYAFAVAAGFPEGETWRYMRSEYPPLFSLLMFFGVVSGSIGHVLQMRAASPSREMQRALEAAEFVPYFQPVVHGNNKQWSGAEVLMRWKHPKEGLVRPDLFIPFAEHSGLIVPMTRSLMQQTATLLGPLSASFDGPFHISINITASHCRNLELVEDCREFLGAFAPGNVHLVLELTERELIEPTDITLQLFEQLRALGVMIAIDDFGTGHSSLGYLRQFNVDFLKIDQSFVAMIGVDALSRHILDSIIELSAKLDLGIVAEGVETEEQSDYLTAYGVNFLQGYLFGRPMPGPEFINALSDH from the coding sequence ATGCCACTGAACGTCAAAAACCGCCGTAAAAAACGTGGTACCCAGATCGTTGTCACCGCTCTGAGCGGGTTGCTCCCGGTTTTGCTGGGGCTGGTCATTCTGTATCTGCAGGCTGAACGTGCGCTCAGGCAAAATACTGAACTGACGGCCGAAGAAGCCATTCGCCAATTCGAACTGATGCTCGACAACACCGCCCAAGCCGCGCAAGAACTATTGCCGCTGGCTGGCCAAAACTGCAACGACGTCAAACTGGCCCTGCGCGAACAAGTCACCCGCCGCCCTTTCGTGCGCTCGACCAACCTTGTGTCGGACAACAACCTCTATTGCAGTTCGTTATTCGGCGATTATCAGGAAAAGGTCGATCCCGGCGACTATACCCAAGGCAAGTTATGGCTCATGAGCGGCAATCCCGTCACGCCCGATACCGCATTGTTGGTGTATCGACTTAGTGAGGGAAAACAGGGGGTATTGACCACGCTGAACGGTTATCACCTGAGCAACGTGTTGCGCCTGATCGGACGTAAAGCATTATTGCTGCTGCAAGTCGGCCCCCATTGGCTGTCCGCCGACGGCAAGGTCCACGATGTTGCCCTGCCCGACTTTGCGGTGGCACAAAACAAGCTGACGTCCTCGCGTTATGCCTTTGCGGTGGCCGCAGGTTTCCCCGAAGGTGAAACCTGGCGTTACATGAGAAGCGAATACCCGCCGCTGTTCAGCCTGCTGATGTTCTTTGGTGTGGTCTCAGGCTCGATCGGGCATGTCTTGCAGATGCGCGCGGCGTCGCCCAGCCGTGAAATGCAGCGTGCGCTGGAGGCCGCAGAGTTCGTTCCGTATTTTCAGCCGGTGGTGCACGGCAACAACAAACAGTGGTCCGGCGCCGAAGTATTGATGCGCTGGAAACATCCCAAGGAAGGTTTGGTACGCCCGGATCTGTTCATCCCGTTTGCCGAACATTCCGGGCTGATCGTGCCGATGACCCGCTCGTTGATGCAACAGACCGCGACATTGCTGGGGCCCTTGTCGGCATCGTTCGACGGACCGTTCCACATTAGCATCAACATCACTGCCAGCCACTGCCGGAACCTGGAGCTGGTCGAGGACTGCCGTGAATTCCTCGGCGCTTTTGCACCGGGCAATGTCCACCTGGTGCTGGAGTTGACCGAGCGCGAACTCATCGAACCGACAGACATCACCCTGCAGTTGTTCGAACAGCTTCGCGCGCTGGGCGTGATGATCGCCATCGACGACTTTGGCACCGGCCATTCAAGCCTCGGTTACTTACGTCAGTTCAATGTGGACTTCCTGAAGATCGACCAGAGCTTTGTCGCGATGATCGGTGTCGACGCCCTCTCCCGGCACATTCTGGACAGCATCATCGAACTCTCGGCCAAACTCGATCTGGGTATCGTCGCCGAAGGTGTGGAAACCGAGGAGCAAAGTGACTATCTGACCGCCTATGGCGTGAACTTTCTGCAAGGTTATCTGTTCGGCCGGCCGATGCCCGGACCAGAATTCATTAATGCATTAAGTGATCATTAA
- a CDS encoding histone-like nucleoid-structuring protein, MvaT/MvaU family — protein MSRLAEFRAAEKALQEQLKQLESLKNDAGLKKEIEFEEKLQGLMKTYGKSLRDIIAILDPNPAKSGLQQATAPKTRRARVVKVYQNPHTGELIETKGGNHRGLKAWKEQYGAATVDSWLRA, from the coding sequence TTGTCCAGACTCGCTGAATTCCGTGCAGCTGAAAAGGCCCTTCAAGAACAGCTCAAGCAGTTGGAATCGCTGAAGAACGATGCCGGGCTCAAGAAAGAAATCGAATTCGAAGAAAAGCTCCAGGGGCTGATGAAAACCTACGGCAAGAGCCTGCGCGACATCATCGCCATCCTCGACCCGAACCCGGCGAAATCCGGCCTGCAACAGGCAACAGCACCTAAAACCCGCCGCGCACGCGTGGTCAAGGTTTATCAGAACCCGCACACCGGTGAACTGATCGAAACCAAGGGTGGCAACCACCGCGGCCTGAAAGCCTGGAAGGAACAATACGGTGCCGCTACCGTTGATTCCTGGCTGCGTGCCTAA
- the ahpF gene encoding alkyl hydroperoxide reductase subunit F, translating to MLDANLKAQLKSYLERVTQPIEIVASLDDGAKSQEMLALLKDVASLSNQITLLDNGNDARKPSFSINRPGADISLRFAGIPMGHEFTSLVLALLQVGGHPSKASADVIEQIRSLKGEFNFETYFSLSCQNCPDVVQALNLMAVLNPNIRHVAIDGALFQAEVDERQIMAVPSVYLNGVNFGQGRMGLEEILAKIDTSGIERQAEKISAKQAFDVLVVGGGPAGASAAIYAARKGIRTGVAAERFGGQVLDTMAIENFISVQETEGPKLAVALEEHVKQYDVDIMNLQRADKLVPGKNGELHEIHFASGASLKAKTVILATGARWREMNVPGEQQYRNKGVAYCPHCDGPLFKGKRVAVIGGGNSGVEAAIDLAGIVSHVTLLEFDVQLRADAVLQRKLHSLPNVTVITSAQTTEVTGDGQKVNGLRYKDRQSDELRTVELEGIFVQIGLLPNTDWLKGTIELSPRGEIIVDARGETSIPGVFAAGDVTTVPYKQIVIAVGEGAKASLSAFDHLIRTSAPA from the coding sequence ATGTTGGACGCCAATCTTAAAGCCCAGTTGAAATCGTACCTGGAACGGGTCACCCAACCGATCGAGATCGTTGCCTCCCTCGACGACGGTGCGAAATCCCAGGAAATGCTCGCATTACTCAAAGACGTTGCCAGTCTTTCCAACCAGATTACTTTGCTCGACAACGGTAACGATGCGCGTAAACCATCGTTCTCGATCAATCGCCCGGGAGCCGATATCAGCCTGCGTTTCGCCGGTATCCCGATGGGCCACGAATTCACCTCCCTGGTGCTGGCCTTGCTGCAAGTCGGCGGCCACCCATCGAAAGCCAGTGCCGACGTTATCGAGCAGATCCGCTCGCTCAAAGGCGAGTTCAACTTCGAGACTTACTTCTCGCTGTCCTGCCAGAACTGCCCGGATGTGGTTCAAGCGTTGAACCTGATGGCCGTGCTGAACCCGAACATCCGCCATGTCGCCATCGACGGTGCGCTGTTTCAGGCTGAAGTTGACGAACGCCAGATCATGGCCGTGCCCAGTGTTTACCTGAACGGCGTGAACTTCGGCCAGGGTCGCATGGGCCTGGAAGAAATCCTCGCCAAGATCGACACCAGCGGCATCGAGCGTCAGGCCGAGAAGATCAGCGCCAAACAAGCTTTTGATGTGCTGGTCGTCGGCGGTGGCCCGGCCGGTGCTTCGGCGGCGATCTACGCCGCCCGCAAAGGCATTCGCACCGGCGTGGCGGCTGAACGTTTTGGTGGCCAGGTGCTCGACACCATGGCCATCGAGAACTTCATCTCCGTGCAGGAAACCGAAGGGCCAAAACTGGCTGTGGCGCTGGAAGAGCACGTCAAGCAGTACGATGTGGACATCATGAACCTGCAACGCGCCGACAAGCTGGTGCCAGGCAAAAACGGCGAACTGCACGAAATCCATTTCGCCAGCGGTGCGTCCTTGAAAGCCAAGACCGTGATCCTCGCCACCGGCGCGCGCTGGCGGGAAATGAACGTTCCAGGTGAGCAGCAATACCGCAACAAGGGCGTGGCGTATTGCCCGCACTGTGACGGTCCGCTGTTCAAAGGCAAGCGTGTGGCGGTGATCGGTGGCGGTAACTCCGGCGTCGAAGCGGCCATCGACCTGGCCGGGATCGTGTCCCACGTAACGCTGCTGGAGTTCGACGTGCAACTGCGTGCCGATGCGGTGTTGCAGCGCAAGTTGCACAGCCTGCCGAACGTTACCGTGATCACCAGTGCGCAAACCACTGAAGTGACCGGCGACGGCCAGAAGGTCAACGGCCTGCGCTACAAGGATCGTCAGTCGGACGAGTTGCGCACTGTCGAGCTGGAAGGGATCTTCGTGCAGATCGGTCTGTTGCCTAATACCGATTGGCTCAAAGGCACTATCGAGCTATCGCCGCGCGGCGAGATCATCGTCGATGCCCGTGGTGAAACGTCGATCCCCGGCGTGTTCGCGGCTGGCGATGTGACCACCGTGCCGTACAAGCAGATCGTGATTGCGGTGGGCGAGGGCGCCAAGGCTTCCCTGAGCGCATTCGATCACTTGATTCGCACCTCGGCGCCGGCATAA
- the gloA gene encoding lactoylglutathione lyase: MSLHELNTFPGVTAQPDTATQKFVFNHTMLRVKDITRSLDFYTRVLGFSLVEKRDFPEAEFSLYFLALVDKSQIPADAAARTEWMKSIPGILELTHNHGTENDADFAYHNGNTDPRGFGHICISVPDIRAACERFEALGCDFQKRLNDGRMKSLAFIKDPDGYWVEIIQPAPL, from the coding sequence ATGAGCCTGCACGAACTCAATACATTTCCTGGCGTGACCGCCCAACCTGACACCGCCACCCAGAAGTTCGTCTTCAACCACACCATGCTGCGGGTCAAGGACATCACGCGGTCGCTGGATTTCTACACCCGCGTCCTGGGTTTCTCGCTGGTGGAGAAGCGCGATTTCCCGGAAGCCGAGTTCAGCCTGTATTTTCTGGCGCTGGTCGATAAAAGCCAGATCCCGGCCGATGCCGCGGCCCGCACCGAGTGGATGAAATCGATCCCCGGCATTCTCGAACTGACCCACAACCACGGCACCGAGAACGACGCGGATTTCGCCTACCACAACGGCAACACCGATCCACGCGGCTTCGGCCATATCTGCATCTCGGTGCCAGACATCCGTGCCGCGTGCGAACGTTTTGAAGCGCTGGGCTGCGATTTCCAGAAACGCCTGAACGACGGCCGCATGAAAAGCCTGGCGTTCATCAAGGATCCGGATGGTTACTGGGTCGAGATCATTCAGCCGGCACCGTTGTAA
- a CDS encoding LysR family transcriptional regulator, whose amino-acid sequence MTLTQLEIFSLVAELRGFTAAAHRLEISQSAVSHALKSLEQELGVELLRRHQSQVELSDIGQQLLLRARAMLGLANTLRQEAADSRGMKTGTLRIGSFGPTSSIKLLPRILQHYRAAHPGIEVHIDEGPDRQVIQWLEERRIDIGFVVLPQERFDTIALIEDQMVALLPADHALAGRDSVSLSDLCHDPFVLTEAGSSELVSRAFNAARLTPNIRYRCSQLLSTLDTVSRGDALTVVAEGSLPDDNDSRYVKRPLSPPISRQVGLAVLDQRQSSPATLAFIQLASSLNAR is encoded by the coding sequence ATGACCCTCACTCAACTGGAGATTTTCTCGCTGGTGGCCGAGCTGCGCGGCTTCACGGCGGCCGCCCATCGTTTGGAGATTTCCCAGTCTGCGGTCTCCCACGCACTCAAGTCGCTGGAGCAGGAGTTGGGTGTCGAGCTGCTGCGACGACATCAGTCCCAGGTCGAGTTGAGTGACATCGGCCAGCAGCTATTACTGCGCGCTCGGGCGATGCTTGGGCTGGCCAACACTTTGCGTCAAGAGGCGGCCGATTCACGCGGGATGAAAACCGGCACCTTACGCATTGGCTCGTTCGGCCCGACCTCTTCGATCAAGCTGCTGCCGAGGATCTTGCAGCACTACCGCGCCGCACACCCGGGCATCGAGGTTCACATCGACGAAGGTCCAGACCGCCAGGTGATCCAATGGCTGGAAGAGCGGCGTATCGATATTGGTTTCGTGGTGTTACCCCAGGAACGTTTTGACACGATTGCACTGATCGAAGACCAGATGGTCGCGCTGCTGCCTGCCGATCATGCACTGGCCGGTCGCGACAGCGTCAGCTTGAGCGACTTGTGCCACGACCCTTTTGTGCTGACCGAGGCTGGGTCTTCGGAGCTGGTGTCACGCGCGTTCAATGCGGCGCGATTGACGCCGAACATCAGGTATCGCTGCTCGCAGTTGCTCAGCACGCTGGACACGGTAAGTCGTGGCGACGCCCTGACCGTGGTCGCCGAAGGCTCACTGCCCGACGACAACGACAGCCGCTACGTGAAAAGACCGCTGTCTCCACCCATCAGTCGCCAAGTCGGTCTGGCGGTGCTCGATCAGCGTCAGTCATCACCTGCAACACTGGCCTTTATCCAACTGGCTTCGAGCCTGAATGCTCGTTGA
- a CDS encoding DUF4946 domain-containing protein, whose product MIRPCQLIFVLMCLLSGVTRAYAEAPVVTWPNGWTVETIPQDEAKPQVSRQRAVKNGQDGTPVMVMELTMTQVESGHQVNLQGVLLEMRKSVQKDFFQGGYQSVCSKIHATTLSRLSALETTCTITQNGRHVLSQTLVAAVDADKAYVLSYAGQAEVYKASQGDIAAARNSLKL is encoded by the coding sequence ATGATTCGACCCTGTCAATTGATTTTCGTCCTGATGTGTCTGCTTTCAGGTGTTACCCGTGCTTATGCCGAGGCACCGGTCGTGACCTGGCCCAATGGATGGACTGTCGAGACCATCCCGCAAGACGAGGCCAAGCCCCAGGTTTCCCGGCAGCGTGCGGTAAAAAACGGCCAGGACGGTACACCGGTGATGGTGATGGAGTTGACCATGACCCAGGTGGAAAGCGGTCATCAGGTGAACCTGCAGGGTGTGTTGCTGGAAATGCGCAAGTCTGTGCAGAAGGACTTTTTCCAGGGCGGGTATCAGAGCGTTTGCAGCAAAATTCACGCGACTACCTTGAGCCGGCTATCGGCGCTGGAAACTACTTGTACGATTACCCAGAACGGCCGACATGTTCTGTCTCAAACATTGGTCGCCGCGGTGGACGCCGATAAAGCCTATGTTCTTTCCTACGCGGGGCAGGCTGAGGTTTATAAGGCAAGTCAGGGCGACATAGCGGCTGCTCGAAACAGCTTGAAACTTTAG
- the rarD gene encoding EamA family transporter RarD, protein MSKGIALSVTASMLFAVMYYYTSLLSPLSGVEIFGWRMLLTAPCMTVFMVVSGEWKRVVEILRRLAGQPKLLISLIGSAALLGLQLWLFMWAPLNGYSLDVSLGYFLLPLSMVLTGRIVYGERLSYLQKIAVFFASLGVLNELYQVGGFSWATLLVVIGYPIYFILRKRLATDNLGGLWLDMALMLPVAFWFVQGGEQGFGVFDQHPWLSLLIPLLGVISASALVVYIIASRLLPFSLFGLLSYVEPVLLLGVALLLGESIKAGEWLTYIPIWLAVAVLVFEGFKHLVRQRRRPM, encoded by the coding sequence TTGTCTAAAGGTATCGCTCTATCGGTCACAGCCTCGATGCTGTTTGCCGTCATGTATTACTACACGTCGTTGCTCTCCCCCTTGAGCGGCGTGGAGATTTTCGGTTGGCGGATGCTGCTGACCGCGCCGTGCATGACCGTGTTCATGGTGGTGTCCGGCGAATGGAAACGCGTGGTCGAAATTCTTCGGCGGCTGGCCGGCCAGCCGAAGTTGCTGATCAGCCTGATCGGCTCTGCAGCGTTGTTGGGCCTGCAACTCTGGTTGTTCATGTGGGCGCCGCTAAACGGCTATAGCCTCGACGTGTCGCTGGGGTATTTTCTGCTGCCGCTGTCCATGGTGCTCACCGGGCGAATCGTTTATGGCGAACGGCTTTCCTACCTGCAGAAAATCGCCGTGTTCTTCGCCAGCCTCGGCGTGCTCAACGAGTTGTATCAGGTCGGCGGTTTTTCCTGGGCGACCTTGCTGGTGGTCATCGGCTATCCGATCTATTTCATCTTGCGCAAACGCCTGGCCACGGACAACCTTGGCGGGCTCTGGCTGGACATGGCGTTGATGCTGCCGGTGGCGTTCTGGTTCGTGCAGGGAGGTGAACAGGGTTTTGGCGTTTTCGATCAACATCCTTGGCTGTCACTGTTGATTCCGCTGCTCGGGGTGATCAGTGCTTCGGCGCTGGTGGTCTACATCATTGCCAGCCGGCTGCTGCCGTTCAGCCTGTTCGGGTTGTTGAGTTACGTCGAGCCCGTGCTGTTGCTGGGCGTTGCGTTGCTGCTCGGGGAAAGCATCAAGGCCGGCGAATGGCTGACCTACATTCCGATCTGGCTGGCGGTGGCGGTGTTGGTGTTTGAAGGGTTCAAGCATCTGGTCCGGCAACGACGCCGGCCAATGTAA
- a CDS encoding DMT family transporter has protein sequence MTTCEQTLANSSDVPVYLKLAAVTMIWGGTFVAGRFLADSLSPLLAASLRFMLASMALLLFLLLARVPLVRPSPRQWLQLALLGFFGIFFYNLCFFYGLHYINASRASLIVALNPAVIGLASWLLFKERLSRAKVVGIAICIAGASLVIVSRNPQLLAGNADAWIGDLLIFGCVLGWGIYSLFSKGLNQTLGPVQTVTYSILLGTLMLWVTSAVRGELSVAALTGLGTQQWLSLMYLGVLGSALAYIGYYDGIRKIGATRSGVFIALNPLTAVLLGALLLGEQLTLAMCLGGGLIVAGIFLCNKPLAQATKKAIV, from the coding sequence ATGACTACGTGTGAACAGACCCTTGCGAACTCTTCGGATGTGCCGGTTTATCTGAAACTGGCGGCGGTCACCATGATCTGGGGCGGGACGTTCGTTGCCGGGCGGTTTCTGGCCGACAGCCTCAGTCCGTTATTGGCCGCGAGTTTGCGGTTCATGCTGGCGAGCATGGCGTTGTTGCTATTTCTGCTGCTGGCGCGGGTGCCTTTGGTACGGCCCAGCCCCAGGCAATGGTTGCAACTGGCGCTGTTGGGGTTTTTCGGGATTTTCTTCTACAACCTGTGCTTCTTTTACGGGCTGCATTACATCAATGCGTCTCGGGCATCATTGATCGTTGCGTTGAACCCGGCCGTGATCGGCCTGGCTTCGTGGTTGCTGTTCAAGGAGCGACTGAGCCGGGCGAAAGTGGTCGGTATCGCGATCTGCATTGCTGGCGCCAGCCTGGTGATCGTCAGCCGCAATCCGCAGTTACTGGCCGGCAATGCCGATGCCTGGATTGGCGACTTGTTGATCTTCGGCTGCGTGCTCGGCTGGGGCATTTATTCGCTGTTCTCCAAAGGCCTGAATCAAACACTGGGGCCGGTGCAGACGGTGACGTACTCGATTTTGCTCGGCACGCTGATGCTCTGGGTGACCAGCGCCGTGCGGGGCGAGCTGAGTGTCGCGGCGCTCACCGGACTCGGCACGCAACAATGGTTGAGCCTGATGTACTTGGGCGTGCTGGGCTCGGCATTGGCCTACATTGGTTATTACGACGGCATCCGCAAAATTGGCGCGACGCGCTCGGGCGTGTTCATCGCCTTGAACCCGTTGACTGCTGTTCTTCTCGGCGCGTTGTTGCTGGGCGAACAGCTGACACTGGCGATGTGCCTGGGCGGCGGACTTATCGTGGCGGGGATTTTCCTGTGTAACAAACCGCTTGCGCAGGCCACGAAAAAGGCGATTGTATAA